The Thunnus thynnus chromosome 2, fThuThy2.1, whole genome shotgun sequence genome includes a region encoding these proteins:
- the carnmt1 gene encoding carnosine N-methyltransferase isoform X1 → MAETAEGAQGGQYFNKERTKYSPEEEAKLERQHFWRIIDAFRFYRVHIQEHVKRAERQFHSLPQRHQNLLPAVQSNLARISKCADHNQEVLQAIIHNSIHMFENIEYGEREDPRKVRPSSTFDMDKLKSTIKQFVRDWSETGQAERDSCYQPIIQEIQRLFPSDQYDVSKVSVLVPGAGLGRLAWEIARLGYICQGNEWSFFMLFSSNFVLNRCEKVNSLTLYPWIHQFSNNKKSLDQTRPIRFPDINPQSLPLDSDFSMVAGDFLEVYTDPDSWDCVATCFFIDTAHNVIQYVETIWNILKPGGVWINLGPLLYHFENMANELSVELSYEDIRTVMVKMGFHIEVEKESVQTTYTENDRSMLRYVYDCVFFVARKPGDLYFNCHEDDQQQSSPPAAKSPRREGTDCLT, encoded by the exons ATGGCCGAAACAGCCGAAGGAGCGCAAGGAGGACAGTATTTTaacaaagaaagaacaaaatacAGCCCCGAGGAGGAGGCCAAGCTTGAAAGGCAACATTTCTGGAGAATAATCGATGCTTTTAGATTTTACAG GGTCCATATCCAGGAGCATGTCAAGCGTGCCGAGCGTCAGTTTCACAGCCTACCCCAGCGCCACCAGAATCTGCTGCCGGCTGTTCAGTCCAACCTGGCCCGCATCAGCAAGTGTGCAGACCACAACCAGGAGGTGCTGCAGGCCATCATCCACAACAGCATCCACATGTTTGAGAACATTGAGTATGGCGAGAGG GAGGATCCGAGGAAGGTGCGCCCATCCTCTACGTTTGACATGGACAAGCTCAAGTCCACCATAAAGCAGTTTGTCAGAGACTGGAGTGAGACTGGCCAGGCCGAAAGGGACTCCTGCTACCAGCCCATCATCCAAGAGATCCAAAGACTCTTCCCAAGTGACCAATA TGATGTGTCTAAGGTGAGCGTGCTGGTTCCGGGTGCTGGTCTTGGCCGTCTAGCCTGGGAGATCGCTCGGCTGGGATATATCTGTCAGGGCAACGAGTGGAGCTTCTTCATGCTCTTCTCTTCAAACTTTGTTCTCAATAG GTGTGAAAAGGTGAACTCTCTGACCCTGTACCCTTGGATCCACCAGTTTAGCAACAACAAGAAATCGTTAGACCAGACACGACCTATCAGATTCCCCGATATCAACCCTCAAAGCTTACCACTGGATTCAGACTTCTCCATGGTAGCAGGGGACTTCCTGGAGGTCTACACAGACCCAG ATTCCTGGGACTGTGTGGCTACCTGCTTCTTTATCGATACAGCTCATAAcgtcatacagtatgtggagaCCATCTGGAACATTCTTAAGCCTGGTGGAGTTTGGATCAACCTGG GTCCACTGCTGTATCACTTTGAAAACATGGCCAATGAGCTCTCAGTTGAACTTAGCTACGAAGACATTAGGACAGTGATGGTTAAAATGGGCTTCCACATAGAG GTGGAGAAGGAGTCTGTGCAGACCACCTACACAGAGAATGATCGCTCTATGTTGAGGTACGTGTATGACTGTGTCTTCTTTGTGGCACGGAAACCTGGAGATCTGTATTTTAACTGTCATGAAGATGACCAACAACAGAGTTCGCCACCAGCCGCAAAGTCACCACGACGAGAGGGAACAGACTGTCTGACGTGA
- the carnmt1 gene encoding carnosine N-methyltransferase isoform X2, with product MAETAEGAQGGQYFNKERTKYSPEEEAKLERQHFWRIIDAFRFYRVHIQEHVKRAERQFHSLPQRHQNLLPAVQSNLARISKCADHNQEVLQAIIHNSIHMFENIEYGEREDPRKVRPSSTFDMDKLKSTIKQFVRDWSETGQAERDSCYQPIIQEIQRLFPSDQYDVSKVSVLVPGAGLGRLAWEIARLGYICQGNEWSFFMLFSSNFVLNRCEKVNSLTLYPWIHQFSNNKKSLDQTRPIRFPDINPQSLPLDSDFSMVAGDFLEVYTDPDSWDCVATCFFIDTAHNVIQYVETIWNILKPGGVWINLDSSMSTLFALMTTLHTIGSISTSLMRSTAVSL from the exons ATGGCCGAAACAGCCGAAGGAGCGCAAGGAGGACAGTATTTTaacaaagaaagaacaaaatacAGCCCCGAGGAGGAGGCCAAGCTTGAAAGGCAACATTTCTGGAGAATAATCGATGCTTTTAGATTTTACAG GGTCCATATCCAGGAGCATGTCAAGCGTGCCGAGCGTCAGTTTCACAGCCTACCCCAGCGCCACCAGAATCTGCTGCCGGCTGTTCAGTCCAACCTGGCCCGCATCAGCAAGTGTGCAGACCACAACCAGGAGGTGCTGCAGGCCATCATCCACAACAGCATCCACATGTTTGAGAACATTGAGTATGGCGAGAGG GAGGATCCGAGGAAGGTGCGCCCATCCTCTACGTTTGACATGGACAAGCTCAAGTCCACCATAAAGCAGTTTGTCAGAGACTGGAGTGAGACTGGCCAGGCCGAAAGGGACTCCTGCTACCAGCCCATCATCCAAGAGATCCAAAGACTCTTCCCAAGTGACCAATA TGATGTGTCTAAGGTGAGCGTGCTGGTTCCGGGTGCTGGTCTTGGCCGTCTAGCCTGGGAGATCGCTCGGCTGGGATATATCTGTCAGGGCAACGAGTGGAGCTTCTTCATGCTCTTCTCTTCAAACTTTGTTCTCAATAG GTGTGAAAAGGTGAACTCTCTGACCCTGTACCCTTGGATCCACCAGTTTAGCAACAACAAGAAATCGTTAGACCAGACACGACCTATCAGATTCCCCGATATCAACCCTCAAAGCTTACCACTGGATTCAGACTTCTCCATGGTAGCAGGGGACTTCCTGGAGGTCTACACAGACCCAG ATTCCTGGGACTGTGTGGCTACCTGCTTCTTTATCGATACAGCTCATAAcgtcatacagtatgtggagaCCATCTGGAACATTCTTAAGCCTGGTGGAGTTTGGATCAACCTGG attcctcaatGTCGAcactgtttgccttgatgacaACTTTGCACACGATTGGCAGTATCTCAACCAGCTTGATGAG GTCCACTGCTGTATCACTTTGA